DNA from Nitrospira sp.:
GCGCGTGCCGAAAAGCGCCATCGAGCCTCCGCCTTCCGTCGGCACCATGGCCGGAGCGGAATTCACGCAAGGGGTAGGGCGCATCGAGGATCGACTCCTCATCCTCGTAGATTTGAATCGGCTGCTTCTCACTCGGGAAGCCGCATAGCCGTTTATGAGTCGGAAGAATCGGAAGGGCGGGGCAGGGAGGTCCCGCGGTGCTGTTGAGCATCCAGGACCCGTTGAAGCAGCTGTAGCGATTCCGTCAACACATCCGACGCACAATTCAGAGTCACATGAAACTGTTGCATGGCTTCCGACCAGCGACCTTCCAGCTGCAGAGTCTGAAACTTCCGGTGTTGCTCGTCGAGAATGGCTTGTTTGGCATCGAGCATCAAGCTATCGGCAGGACCCACAACAGCACCTCCATGCAAGACAGTCGTGACTCAGGTGCACGGTATCAAAGGGAGTCCGGCCGGCGCAAGCCCACCATTTCGGCTTCCGACGTTACTTTTGAGGGAACCAGGCCGTTTGTGGATGTGAGGTGAATGGACCGTGGACATAGCCACCATACTGGGCGTCGTGATTGCGATCGGATCGATCCTGGGCGGTCAAGCCCTCGAAGGCGGGCACATCGGGTCGATTCTCCAATTGACGGCGTTCATCATCGTCATGGGTGGAACGATCGGGGCCTGCTGTGTACAAAACCCCCTTCCCGTCGTCATTAAAGCAGTCGGCTCGCTCTCCTTGGCGATCTCCAATCCCCATCATGATGTCAAAGGGACCATCACCCAGATTCTGGACCTGGCCAATATTTCGCGCAAACAGGGTCTGCTCGCGCTGGAAGGGAAATTGAAAGACCTGCACGACCCCTTTTTTCGGAAGGGCGTGCAGTTGATCGTCGACGGAACCGACCCGAAACTCTTACAGGAGATCCTGGAAATCGAAGTCGAGCACCACGAAGAGGAAGGAGTCCAAGCCGCCAAGGTGTGGGAAGCAGCCGGCGGGTATGCGCCGACCGTGGGCATTCTCGGTGCGGTACTCGGTTTGATCCATGTGATGGAAAACCTGGCCGACCCCTCCAAGCTGGGAGGCGGTATTGCCGTCGCGTTCGTGGCCACCGTCTACGGCGTCGGGGCCGCCAACCTCTTTTTCCTGCCGATCGCCAACAAGATCAAGTTCAAATTGAAGGAAGAGGCCGGCCTGCGAACCATGGTGGTCCTGGGTCTTATCGGTTTGGCACAAGGGGAGAATCCCAGGCTGCTGCAGGAGAAACTGGAAAGTTACCTGCCTCCGAACGAACGGACCAAAGACGAAAAAAAATAACCCGTCGTTCGTGAAGCGTATCCCGTTTTCGGATGCAGACGCTTCACATTTCACGAGGGACGATCGACGGTTACCAGATGGCGAAGAAAAAACACGAAGAACACGAGAATCACGAACGCTGGCTGGTGTCCTATGCCGACTTCATCACCCTGTTGTTCGCCTTCTTCGTCGTGATGTACTCGGTGTCTTCCGTGAACGAAGGCAAGTACCGAACCGTGAGCGATTCCATCAAGGCCGCCTTGAATCCGGTGAACAGCACGCCCTCCAGCCGTCTCCCCTTCAACATCGGCGACGCGAAACCGAAGCTGATGAGCCCCGACATCATCAGTGCTAACGAGCCGGTCATCCGCCGCATGCGGGAAATCATGAAACGGATTCATCCGAGCCTCAAGCTGGAGATGCCCGACATCAAAGTGGTGGAAACCGGGAACGGCACCATCGTGATTTCCCTACCGGAGTCCATTCTTTTCAACAGCGGAGAAGCGCGCGTGCGGCAGGAAGCCTTGCCGTTCCTGAAAGCCCTGTCTGAGATCCTGATCGAAATGGACCGCCATATCCGCATCCTCGGCCACACCGACAACGTGCCGATCAGGACGGCGCAGTTTCCGTCCAATTGGGAGCTTTCCGCAGGGCGAGCGGTCATGGTCGCCAGAATCTTTTCCGAACTCTATGGGGTCCCGATCGCGCATCTTTCTGCGACCGGCTTTGCGGATGCCAAACCAGTGGCCAGCAACGATACCCCTGAAGGACGGATGAAGAACCGTCGCGTGGAAATCGTCGTCCTTGAAAGGGCTGACAGCGATGTCCCGGCGGATGCGTCATTCCCGTCGGCAAGCCCTCCGGCGTGATCGCTTCCATCGGCCGAAGTCCTGTAAGGATTCCGACAGATACCTCGGGAGTTTCGGTTCTTCCGCAAGTGGTGGGCAGAAATTGCCCACCCCCGTCGCAGCATCTGGGTTCCTGCGAGGCTTCGTCCCCGTCTCCTTCGTGCTTAAGAATCACTCCATACAGACCGATACAGCGCCGGGTGGGTGCGTACTTGCACCGGACTGAGCAGAACATGGACCTCAAGACAATCCTTTGGTACCTCGTCCTCTCCAGCTTGACGGTCGCCTATGTGATCATGTTGGCGGGGATTCATGCCGCAAGATCCCACGATGTTCCCCACCATTCGCATCGGATGATCGCCGGCTGCACCATCGTCGGGATGTGGCTGGTCGCCTATGTCCTCAAACAGCTCCTGTTCGGTCGTGAATCGTTCCAAGGCAGCGAGAGCCAATATTGGTCGCTGTACGTGCCGGTGTTCGTCGCACACATGCTGTTCGCTGTCTCCACCATCTGCCTGGGCGCCTACAATTTATGCATGGGACTGCATCGCCTTCGGTACGGAAGCGTGGGGGCAATGGCGGCCGGTATGACCACGCATCGCCGGTTGGGGCTCCTTCTCATCTGGACATTCACCGGCACCATGGTCACGGCCTATGCGGTCTATTGGATGCTCTTTGTTGGGTTCAGAGGATAAGCCGTGGAAGGCTCGGTCACCGATCGGAGCCTGAGCCGATTCGCAGCCGATCTGCAATACGCGCGAGGGTGTTTATGCCCCATGGATGTCTCAATTCGGCAGTATAAAGGAGCCGTCATGAAAATCACTCAAGAGAGTCGCGATCAGACCGTCACCTTGAAACTGGAGGGCAACTTTACCTATACCCAGCGCAAGCCCTTCCAGGAGGCCATCAAGAACATCGATGCGCAGAACGGAGGACATGTCATCATCGACCTCTCGCAGGTGGCGTTTCTCGACAGCGCGGCGCTGGGACTTTTGATGGTTACGAATCGACAATTGCTGGCCGACAAGCGCACACTTTCGCTGGCGTATCCCGGCCCGACGGTCAGGCAAATCATTGAATTGGCCAACCTGCAGAAAACCATTCCGCTCATCGAGTCGGACGCATCGCCCCGGATCAGAAAAACGGCCTGAGGTTGCGTCGCCTCGGCCACGAAAGGAGCCGTCCATGCAGATCACTGAACGCCGGGTAGGCCATGCCGTCATCCTCGATGTGGTCGGAGAACTCACCTATGCCAATCGCGCCGCGTTCAAGGGAGCGACGGAACGGGTCAAGCAAGCCGGTTGCCGTTATGTGATCGTGAACATGGAGGGCGTGCGGTTTCTCGACAGTTCCGCGTTGGGCATGCTGGCATTGCTCTCACAGAGCCTCAAGGCCGGCCAGGGGATGGTCGGCCTGCTGAACCCTCAAAGTTATGTCAGAGAAATCATCAGTCTGGCGAATCTCCATCGTATGCTGCCGATCTACAACACGGAACAGGATGCGCTCGCAGGGTGCAGTCTGTCGGCGGCCGGATGAGACCGACAGCAGGAGCAGGAGACGTGACGGGTCCCGCGCACCATACGGCTTGCAACTCCGCCGCTGGTGAAACCGCCAAGCCAGCCCCTGTCATCCTCCTCGTGGACGACGACGAGATCACCCGCATCAGCATGGCCGGGCGACTGAAACGGTTGGGGTATCGTGTGATCGAAGCCGGCGATGGAAACGCCGGGCTGACGGCCACCCGCCGGCATCGTCCCGACCTGATCATTCTGGATTGGATGATGCCGGGATTGGACGGTCCGAGCGTCTGCGAAGCCATCCGGGCGGATGCCGAGCTCAAATCCAGCCACGTCGTGCTGATGACCGCGCATGACCGGCCGGATCAAATCGTCGAAGGATTGTCACGCGGAGCCGATGATTTCCTGAGCAAGGCGGCCAGCAAGCAAGAAGTGCTGGCGCGGGTGCAGGCCAGCCTCCGGGCCAGTGCCCTCGTTCGCGAGATCGAACATACACGCGACGACCTCGACCGATCCCACCGGCTGCTCTCCGCCAAGCAGGCGGAACTCGAGAATGAGCTGCAGTCGGCCGCCGAATTCGTCAGGTCGCAACTTCCCCCTCCTGGCAGGCCTGCTCCGGGACTCGCCATGCAGTGGGCCTATCAACCGTCGCTGGCCTTGGGTGGAGACCTGTTTCAAGTTCGCCGATGGGGACCGGATACGCTCGGTCTGTACATTCTCGACGCCTCGGGCCACGGGGTTGCCGCCGCCTTGCGCGCCATTGCGTTGATGAGTTTTCTCCGCGAGGACAATCTGGCCAGGGCCGTCGGCAGTTACGATCCAGGGACCATCATCACCGAAGCCAACCGCCGCTTTCCGTTGACGCAGGACGGCGAATATTTCACCCTCTGGGTGGGATGCCTGCACCTGCCGTCACGCACGCTGTCTTACGCGGCGGCCGGACATGGGGGGGCGATCGTGCAGTCGACCAAGGCCGCCTCTTACTGGCTGTCTTCCGCCAGTCTCCCCCTGGGGTTCGACCCTGAAACCACGTTCGACAGCACCTGTACGCAGTTACACGCGCAGGATCGATTGTATTTATTGAGCGACGGCATTTATGAGGCCCCGTCGGCCACCGGAGAGCTGTGGGGTCGTCCCCGTCTGCAAGAGGCCTTGGAAGCCAATCGCCGCCGCGCGTTGGAAGACAGCATCGACCACACGATCGCCACGGCCAGGCAATGGCTGGGCGGCGACACCTTCCCAGACGACGTGGCGCTCGTCGGGCTCGAAGTGCTGGACGAGTCGGGATCGGCAAGGAGCCGATCGTAATGGACAGCCGACCGATCATGGACCTGTCTGCCGCGTTGGATCGCATGGACGGCGATCAGGACCTGTTCCTCTCCCTGGCCGGTATGTTCGTCGAGCGGTCGGCGCAGGACCTCGCCGCGGTCCGAACGGCCCTGGCGGCGCAGGATGTGTCCCTGCTAGCCGGGATCGCACACAAATTGAAAGGGTCTGCGCTGGAGTTTTGTGCCCACCCGGCGGTGGCTGCCGCCAAACAGCTCGAAGGATCGGCCGGCCGGGCCACCATTCAAGAGCTGGCACCGCTGTGTGAACGGCTCAAGGTCGAAATGCAACGATTGACCGCTGCGTTGGAAATGATCATCGAGAAAGGATTGCCTTATGAATCAGTCGGGTCCGTCGAAAACTCTGTTGATGGTCGATCCTTGCCCCGAGACACAGGCACTGGCGCTTGAACAGGCCAAGACACGAGGCCTCTCGGTCATCACGGCGCCGGACCCGCAGGTCGCTCAGGCCATGCTGGACATGACCGTGCCCGATGTCCTGTTGTGCGACCTCTTCATGCCGGAAATGGCCGGATTGTCCATGATGCGTGATATCCGCAGACGCTACCCGCAGACCGCCATGATCATGATGGCGGAAGAGGGGAATGAAGTCACCATCCTGGAATCGCTTCGAGCCGGCGCGGTCGATTATCTGCAGAAGCCGGTCATCGATGCGGAACTCGGGATGGCCTTCGATCGGGCGCTTCAGGCCGTTCCACAGACGGTCGCAGATGTGGCCGGCATCGAGCAGGCGGAGTATCGCCTGGTAATCGGCGCCGATCCGGCCTACGTCGAAACCTCGGTCGCCTGGCTGATCCAGGGCACCGCGATGGGGCTCCCGGAGACCCAGCGCCTGCACCTTCGTGCCACCTTGATCGAGCTGATGGTCAACGCCGTCGAACACGGCAGTCTCGAAATCTTCTATCAGGAAAAACACGAGGCGCTGGCCAAAGACCAGTACGACGGCCTCATCGCTCAACGACGCCGCGATGCCCGGTTTGCCAAACGCCGCGTCACCGTCCGGGCCTGTTATGACAAGACCGCCCGCTGCGTCCGCTACGCGATCACAGATGAGGGCAAGGGGTTCAGATGGAAAAGTTTCCTCACCCGTGCCGACGAACCCTGCGACAGCCGCGACGCCAACGGGCGCGGCGTGTTTCTCGCCAAGGCCTTCTTTCCCGACCTGACCTACAACGAGCGGGGCAACGAAGTCACCTTTTCCGTGCCGCTGCCGTAAATCCTGTCTGGCGGCGACACATCACCGCTTGACGAGCCTCTCGCCGACGGTTTATCTTCGACCGCCGATTCTCGTCTCCTACGACATCTTTACCGATGAGGTACCCCATGATCCAAGGCATGCGCCTGGTGCTGTCCTTCACGCTGTTCTCCCTCTCGGCCGGCTGCAGCAGCGCCGAGTGGGTCCATCCCAACAAGCCGAGGGAGCTGTTCGAGCAGGACTACGACAAGTGCAACGCCGACGCCTTGCGCGATCCGAAACTTCAGCAGGGCATTCGTTTGCTCATCATCGAAGCGACCGAACGCTGCGTCCAGAAACAAGGGTGGCGGTTGGTGGAGAAAGAGTAGGGCAGGGGCTGAATATCAAACGATCCGCACGCGGGTCATGAATTCATGCGGGAGCGGACCGGTGTGTTCCACCCGCACCGTCGTAATCGGTTCCTTCGATCCGTAACTCTTCGACTGCCAGCCGCCGACCGGCTGCACACAGCCCTCATAGAGCCTGGTCGTTCCGCCTTCGACGGTCAGTAAAAGCGGCGGGTCGAATCCTTCCAGACGGTAGCCGCCCTCGACGGCGAGGGGCCGGCAACCCAGATGCCAGTTCAATTCCAGATGGTGGACACCGGTTCCCGTGAGCCAGTCCCAGATCATCCAGGAGCCGGGCGGTTCATACGACACCCCGCGCAAATGTGTCACCCCTAGCCGATCCTTGTAGCCGTAATGCCGGGCGATGACGGTGATTTTTCCTTCCGGGGTTTCATCCCGATAGACGAGGTGCGTCTCGAACGGCTGCGACCAGCCGAAAGGCCCTTCCTGCAGGGCCTGATCGAGACCATCGACCATGACCGTGTTGTGGGCCCGCGTGCTTCGAAAATAGGCCCGCCACCGCTCGTCACCCCTATAGGTATAGGTGCCGGGGTCGATAAAAACATCGCGCGGCCCGACATGGAGCAAAAGCGAGAGTGCATCCGCATGGCCGTGCCTGTAACGAGGCGGCATGCCCAACGATCCATGATCGAAAATAGCCCGTTGGAGATCCCTTCCACGGAGAATCGAATAGCCCGACAGGTGAAAGGTCGTGAGGCCCGGCGCACGTTTTTTCCCGGGAGCTGGAAAACGCAGGTACGGCGACAACGCCGTCTCCTGTTCGCCTTCCCCGATTCGCGGGAGCGTGCCGTCCGCGGGATGGCGAAACTCGCCCAGGAACGAGCGGCTGCGGTCGAACATCAGACGAACCTTGTCCGGAACCGGCTGCTGCCGATGATCGAGCAGAGCGAGCACCAGTCCATAGAGGTCGGTACTGAACTGAAGGTACCCGAATCCCTGTTCTAGACCGCCGCCGTCGTGGCTGATGTGCCGGGGGGTCTCCTCTTCCAGCAGGTAGCGGCCGAAGGCCAGCCACCGCTCCGCGTGCTCCATTTCCGGAAACAGGCTGCCGGCGTAAATCAATGCGGCGGCGGCAGCCAGGGTGTCATGGGGCGTAGGGGAATGCAGCGACAGGCGCCTGCGGATCAATTCCGCATGACCGGACACGAGGGTGAGGACCGCCGTCCAGACTCGCTCCGGGGCCCGCAGCCAGGGGCGGATCAAATCCACGGTATAACAGACGGCCAAGAGACGAAGGGCGCATTCCATCGGAGAAATATAATGGATGCCGATCAACATCGGATTGGACTCGACCCAGGACAACAGCTGCGCTTCACAGGTTTCCACGGCGCGAGTGCGGATCGCCGGTTCGGCCTTCTGTGCGAGCAGGGCCAGGAAGACCAGATGCTGAAGGCGCGACGGCTCCCAGGCCATGCGGACATCCCCGCAGGGGTTGCCGGCATGAATCGGAATATCGGCGAAGAACCGGCGCGGCCATGTGCGTCCCGTATCCGGTGCCAGGTGCCAGCAGGATCCATCGGGACTCCACTGCCAGGGATAACCGAAGACGCTCACGGTTCCGTTGAGCAAGGCATCGGTCTGGGCGTCGTCCGGTGCACCCTGCCATGGTAAGGCGGGCAAGAGGGGGTAGGGGCTTGTGCAAAACGAATAGGCCGACAGGTCCTCCGCCGAATACGAGCGGGCCGATGAACCGGGTCTCAGTCGCTGCTGCAGACGCAGGAGCGAAAACAGACTACGTTCCCTCACATGGCGCCACCAGTCCAGCGGGCCGGTGGCCGCGAAGGTTTTGACCGAGGCGGCAAGCCGCCGCGGCAAGATATCGGGATTGAATGACAGTGTCAGACGCAATGGAACGCCCTGAGCAAGAATATGTCCGTCGGCACTACCAAACAAGGCCCTGTCCGTTCGGCCTTGCATACGACAGGCACTACGAAGGGCACAGTACATTCGTCGGCGCCCGAGGTCAATGCCGAAATATCACGTATGGCGAGTCGGTCGATTACGTACTGCCGCTAGGGGAATCACCAGGGCTGTGTAAAGTTGAAACAACAAGCGAATGAATTACCCTACAGGTATATTTGGCCCTCACGCTGACTTGATGAGATGTGATAAGGAATCCCTTTCATACACCCTGAGTTCTAACTCCAAGTGCACCACTGCAAGCCTTGATCGGCGACGGTGTTGCCATGACAAAGCGATGCTACACGCATTTGAGTGACGCAGAACGTGAGACTTTGAGCCTGGGCTTGGCCCACGGCCATTCGCTGAGGACGATGGCGGCGGTGTTGGGGCGGGCCCCCAGAACCGTGAGCCGCGAGTCTGCCCGCAACGCAGCGCGGGGCCGACCCTTTCGTGCCTGCACGGCACAGACACTGGCGGCAGCCCGGGCGCGTCACCCCCGGCGGCCGCGCAAACTCCTGGCCCCCTGGCTGTGGCAGTACGTCAGGACACACCTGGTCCGGGGCTGCTCGCCCGAACAGATTGCCGGACGCCTTCGACGCGCGTATCCTGACGACATGCAGAAACATCTCTCGATCAACGGGGCCAGATCCCCCATATGACGCCGATAGCCGAGCGGCCCACCGAGGTGGCCACCCGCACCGTAGCCGGCCATTGGGAGGGCAACCTCATCAAGGGCGCTCGCAATGGCTCGGCCGTCGGCACCCTGGTGGAACGGACGACGCGCCTGGTCATCCTGGCACGGCTGGAGGGGACGGATGCGAGGCGTGCCCGAGAGGGCTTCACGAAGAAACTCCGATACGTGCCCGCCCCGCTGCGCAAGACCTTGACCTACGATCGGGGGAAAGAGATGGCCGAGCATAAGCAGTTGGCTCAGCGTCTCGCGATCCAAATCTTCTTTGCCGATCCGCATTGCCCCTGGCGACGCGGCACCAACGAGAACACGAATGGCCTGCTGCGCCAGTACTTGCCCAAGGGCACGGACTTGTCGGGCTACAGGCAGCGCGAGTTGAACGCCATCGCCCATCGCCTGAACACGCGTCCAAGAAAATGTCTCCACTTCGCCACGCCTCTGGAGGTCTCTGCGCACCTGCGCCCTTATTCACCCGTTGCACTTGGAACTTGAAACCGTCGAGTTTAATGCCGTGGTCCTATCCCTGTGAATCTCTATGGGCCTGGCGACAACTTCGATACACAGACCTCCCATGTGATTCCGGCATTGATCAGAAAATGCGTCGAGGCACAGGCTCAAGGCGAACGACAGGTGGTCTTGTGGGGCGACGGGTCACCATCACGAGAGTTTCTCTATGTGGACGATGCGGCACGCGCATGGTGGTCGTGCTGGACAACGCCCGGTATCACCATGCCGCCTTGTTGGCGCCGCTGCGGCGCAAGTACCGACGAGTCCTGACGCTGCTGTTCCTGCCGCCGTACTCACCGCAACTGGCCCCGATCGAGTGGGTGTGAAAACTCGCAAGACGTCTGGCCACTCACAACCGCTATTTCGCCACACTGAACGAACTGCTTACCACCGTCGACGCGTGCTTCGACCGATGGACAAGATCCAATCCAGTGCTGCGACAGTTATGCTGCATTATTTAAGATGCTATGTATAGAACCCCGCACGTTTTCTCCTATTGCTCAGGGCCGACCGCCGGCCATTCCATTCGAGCCCATCGAAGCGGTGACCAGCGCCCGCCACTTGGAGTTCGAAGCCTTCAGTCCGGCTTCGCCTAAGATCTCCAGCAAGTTGGTCTCGAAGGCCTGTCAAGGGTGCTCAAGTTTCAGCCACCTGCGACCGATCATGGTTCAGCGGGAGTGTCTGTATGGGATTGGAAATCATCCAGATCGTCGAAGACGACCAAAGCCAGGCCCGGTTGTTGGATCAAATCCTGCGGCAGGCTTCCTTCCGCACCAATGTCGCCTTCGATGGACCGTCCGGCATGCAGGATGTCTGGCGCATCAAGCCGGCCTTGATCGTGACCGACGACAGCCTTCCCGGCATCACGGGGCGGGAAATCTGCCGGCGCCTGCGGCAAGACCCCTCCACCAAACACATTCCCATCGTCGTCTTGTCGGGATATTCGTCTGAAGAACGCCGCGCGGAAGCCCTCGACAGCGGCGCCGATGATTTCATCGTCAAACCGTACGGAGCGGCCGAACTCGTGGCGCGGGTCCGGGCGTTGTTGCGTCGCTCCAGACAGGGGCAGGGGCAGGATGAAGAGCT
Protein-coding regions in this window:
- a CDS encoding Two-component transcriptional response regulator, OmpR family translates to MGLEIIQIVEDDQSQARLLDQILRQASFRTNVAFDGPSGMQDVWRIKPALIVTDDSLPGITGREICRRLRQDPSTKHIPIVVLSGYSSEERRAEALDSGADDFIVKPYGAAELVARVRALLRRSRQGQGQDEELAEDLVLADNLYVAVYRGKQMTLTTREWKALRRLASTVGNVVPREELKALLWGDDELLHDVELDHCLQEINRKLGGEGAMVGQVSSVLGGGYRLTTGPSDGVETP
- a CDS encoding Flagellar motor rotation protein MotA, whose product is MDIATILGVVIAIGSILGGQALEGGHIGSILQLTAFIIVMGGTIGACCVQNPLPVVIKAVGSLSLAISNPHHDVKGTITQILDLANISRKQGLLALEGKLKDLHDPFFRKGVQLIVDGTDPKLLQEILEIEVEHHEEEGVQAAKVWEAAGGYAPTVGILGAVLGLIHVMENLADPSKLGGGIAVAFVATVYGVGAANLFFLPIANKIKFKLKEEAGLRTMVVLGLIGLAQGENPRLLQEKLESYLPPNERTKDEKK
- a CDS encoding Mobile element protein, encoding MGRRVTITRVSLCGRCGTRMVVVLDNARYHHAALLAPLRRKYRRVLTLLFLPPYSPQLAPIEWV
- a CDS encoding Flagellar motor rotation protein MotB, which gives rise to MQTLHISRGTIDGYQMAKKKHEEHENHERWLVSYADFITLLFAFFVVMYSVSSVNEGKYRTVSDSIKAALNPVNSTPSSRLPFNIGDAKPKLMSPDIISANEPVIRRMREIMKRIHPSLKLEMPDIKVVETGNGTIVISLPESILFNSGEARVRQEALPFLKALSEILIEMDRHIRILGHTDNVPIRTAQFPSNWELSAGRAVMVARIFSELYGVPIAHLSATGFADAKPVASNDTPEGRMKNRRVEIVVLERADSDVPADASFPSASPPA
- a CDS encoding Two-component transcriptional response regulator, LuxR family, with product MTGPAHHTACNSAAGETAKPAPVILLVDDDEITRISMAGRLKRLGYRVIEAGDGNAGLTATRRHRPDLIILDWMMPGLDGPSVCEAIRADAELKSSHVVLMTAHDRPDQIVEGLSRGADDFLSKAASKQEVLARVQASLRASALVREIEHTRDDLDRSHRLLSAKQAELENELQSAAEFVRSQLPPPGRPAPGLAMQWAYQPSLALGGDLFQVRRWGPDTLGLYILDASGHGVAAALRAIALMSFLREDNLARAVGSYDPGTIITEANRRFPLTQDGEYFTLWVGCLHLPSRTLSYAAAGHGGAIVQSTKAASYWLSSASLPLGFDPETTFDSTCTQLHAQDRLYLLSDGIYEAPSATGELWGRPRLQEALEANRRRALEDSIDHTIATARQWLGGDTFPDDVALVGLEVLDESGSARSRS
- a CDS encoding Heparinase II/III-like, with product MRLTLSFNPDILPRRLAASVKTFAATGPLDWWRHVRERSLFSLLRLQQRLRPGSSARSYSAEDLSAYSFCTSPYPLLPALPWQGAPDDAQTDALLNGTVSVFGYPWQWSPDGSCWHLAPDTGRTWPRRFFADIPIHAGNPCGDVRMAWEPSRLQHLVFLALLAQKAEPAIRTRAVETCEAQLLSWVESNPMLIGIHYISPMECALRLLAVCYTVDLIRPWLRAPERVWTAVLTLVSGHAELIRRRLSLHSPTPHDTLAAAAALIYAGSLFPEMEHAERWLAFGRYLLEEETPRHISHDGGGLEQGFGYLQFSTDLYGLVLALLDHRQQPVPDKVRLMFDRSRSFLGEFRHPADGTLPRIGEGEQETALSPYLRFPAPGKKRAPGLTTFHLSGYSILRGRDLQRAIFDHGSLGMPPRYRHGHADALSLLLHVGPRDVFIDPGTYTYRGDERWRAYFRSTRAHNTVMVDGLDQALQEGPFGWSQPFETHLVYRDETPEGKITVIARHYGYKDRLGVTHLRGVSYEPPGSWMIWDWLTGTGVHHLELNWHLGCRPLAVEGGYRLEGFDPPLLLTVEGGTTRLYEGCVQPVGGWQSKSYGSKEPITTVRVEHTGPLPHEFMTRVRIV
- a CDS encoding Integrase, catalytic region; the encoded protein is MTPIAERPTEVATRTVAGHWEGNLIKGARNGSAVGTLVERTTRLVILARLEGTDARRAREGFTKKLRYVPAPLRKTLTYDRGKEMAEHKQLAQRLAIQIFFADPHCPWRRGTNENTNGLLRQYLPKGTDLSGYRQRELNAIAHRLNTRPRKCLHFATPLEVSAHLRPYSPVALGT